One part of the Arthrobacter tumbae genome encodes these proteins:
- a CDS encoding helix-turn-helix domain-containing protein, translating to MAVQDQPRFLTIKDVAAELATSESQIRALLSSGDLPAIQIGGRGQWRIERAKFEDYIADAYTRTVEALKRGMDVSTEDED from the coding sequence ATGGCCGTACAGGACCAGCCCCGCTTCCTGACCATCAAGGACGTCGCGGCCGAACTGGCAACCAGCGAATCCCAGATACGTGCACTCCTCAGCTCCGGGGATCTGCCCGCGATCCAGATTGGCGGCCGCGGGCAATGGCGCATCGAACGGGCAAAATTCGAGGATTACATCGCCGACGCCTACACCCGCACAGTCGAAGCACTCAAACGAGGCATGGACGTCAGCACCGAAGACGAAGACTAG
- a CDS encoding Y-family DNA polymerase — protein sequence MTQKGLGHDHRRFALVDANSFYVSCERVFDPALEGVPTVVLSNNGCVVARSNEAKALGIEMGEPWFKLAARAKGWGLIQRLSNYELYGDLSARFMTILGRYSPALEVSSVDESFLLLKGAPEELVVTGRNIRSTVARNTGLPVCVGIGPTKTLAKFANRVAKQNPWMGGVCNLDTMPAAHVETIMSRVPVTGIWVIAGRLGKRLNVMGIHTIKDLRDADPVLIRKRFNVVVQRKVLELRGVPCIELETTRADKKQTIFSRSFSTPVITIKDMHEVLSLYAQSAAVRLARDKQVAKVMTVFAGTSHFNERASSFPSVTVKLSTPTADPVILTKAAVNALDGELIEGVPYARARVMLTGLSPAGAEPTFDEFVTVHERREIGSLMGKVKDKYGSTSIGLGAAGMLKPPDWTMSRKHQSPRYTTGWDELPVVKAS from the coding sequence ATGACCCAGAAAGGTCTTGGCCATGACCACCGCCGTTTCGCCCTCGTGGACGCGAACAGCTTCTATGTCAGCTGTGAACGCGTTTTCGACCCCGCACTGGAGGGTGTTCCGACGGTGGTGCTGTCCAACAATGGCTGCGTGGTGGCCCGCTCGAACGAGGCCAAAGCGCTGGGCATCGAGATGGGAGAGCCGTGGTTCAAGCTGGCGGCCCGTGCGAAAGGGTGGGGCCTGATCCAGCGGTTGAGCAATTACGAGCTCTATGGTGATTTATCCGCTCGCTTCATGACGATCCTGGGGCGGTACTCGCCTGCCCTTGAGGTGTCCTCCGTCGACGAGTCGTTCCTGCTTCTCAAGGGCGCTCCCGAGGAGCTCGTCGTTACCGGCAGGAACATCAGATCGACTGTTGCCCGGAACACCGGGCTGCCCGTGTGCGTCGGCATCGGGCCCACGAAAACCCTGGCGAAGTTCGCCAACCGGGTCGCGAAGCAGAACCCCTGGATGGGTGGGGTCTGCAATCTGGACACCATGCCGGCCGCGCACGTAGAAACCATCATGAGCCGCGTCCCGGTCACCGGCATCTGGGTAATCGCCGGCCGTCTCGGTAAACGCCTGAACGTCATGGGCATTCACACCATCAAGGACCTACGGGACGCCGATCCGGTGCTGATCCGCAAGAGGTTCAATGTCGTCGTCCAGCGGAAGGTATTGGAGCTGCGCGGCGTCCCGTGCATCGAACTGGAAACCACCCGCGCAGACAAGAAGCAGACGATCTTTTCCCGGTCGTTCTCCACCCCGGTCATCACCATCAAGGACATGCATGAAGTCCTGTCCCTGTACGCCCAGTCTGCTGCAGTCAGGCTGGCCCGGGACAAACAGGTTGCGAAGGTGATGACCGTGTTCGCCGGGACGTCGCATTTCAACGAGAGGGCCTCCTCCTTCCCGTCCGTGACAGTGAAACTGTCGACACCGACCGCTGACCCGGTCATCCTTACCAAGGCTGCCGTGAACGCCCTGGACGGCGAATTGATCGAAGGAGTCCCCTATGCGCGGGCCAGAGTCATGCTGACCGGTCTCTCCCCCGCCGGAGCCGAACCGACCTTCGACGAGTTCGTGACGGTGCACGAGCGCCGTGAGATCGGCAGCCTCATGGGTAAGGTCAAGGATAAGTACGGTTCCACCAGCATTGGCCTTGGTGCAGCCGGCATGCTCAAACCACCGGACTGGACCATGAGCCGCAAACACCAATCCCCCCGCTACACCACCGGATGGGACGAACTACCTGTCGTGAAAGCCAGCTGA
- a CDS encoding LexA family protein, giving the protein MILVSPMSIPAGFPSPSQDYYEKGIDLNKHLIADTTSTFIVRVSRDSMTGAGISDGDELIVDRSLTPEDGSVVVAVLDGELSIKRLRITARGVVLAAENPAFPDIVVAELSDLSIWGVVTRCLHYV; this is encoded by the coding sequence ATGATTCTGGTTTCTCCGATGTCCATTCCTGCCGGCTTTCCTTCTCCCTCTCAGGACTATTACGAGAAAGGCATTGACCTCAACAAGCACCTCATCGCCGATACGACGAGCACGTTCATCGTGCGCGTCTCCAGGGACAGTATGACCGGCGCGGGAATCAGCGACGGCGACGAGCTCATTGTTGACCGCTCTCTCACGCCCGAGGACGGATCGGTGGTGGTCGCCGTGCTCGACGGGGAATTATCCATTAAGAGGCTGCGCATCACAGCCCGCGGGGTCGTTCTGGCTGCTGAGAATCCGGCGTTTCCGGACATCGTGGTTGCCGAACTGTCGGACCTGAGCATTTGGGGTGTGGTCACCCGGTGTCTACACTATGTCTGA
- a CDS encoding SRPBCC family protein: protein MEFERLRDEVIDVAAGIDLAATPGEVWALIKPAETATLLDPHVVKAFRVPGTPDDVGEMQGYISHRDGREQVHLVEVVEEVPKRWALIRIVGDPDEAARTGYRLTEIPGGTRLEQLLSVTVPGTQVRAINQVRQQYLAAAQAFLERIKVLVEPPEQGSSGRHT from the coding sequence ATGGAATTTGAACGTTTGCGTGATGAAGTGATCGATGTCGCCGCAGGCATCGACTTAGCTGCCACCCCCGGCGAGGTTTGGGCTCTCATCAAACCGGCGGAAACCGCTACGCTCCTTGATCCACATGTAGTGAAAGCGTTCCGTGTACCGGGCACCCCCGATGATGTCGGCGAGATGCAGGGCTATATTAGCCACCGAGATGGACGCGAGCAGGTACACCTCGTCGAGGTTGTAGAAGAAGTACCGAAGCGTTGGGCCCTCATTCGAATTGTCGGGGATCCCGATGAGGCAGCACGTACCGGGTACAGACTGACAGAAATACCGGGCGGCACTCGGCTTGAGCAGTTACTCAGCGTCACTGTCCCAGGGACCCAGGTAAGAGCAATCAATCAAGTCCGCCAGCAGTACTTGGCCGCGGCCCAAGCGTTCCTCGAACGGATAAAAGTGCTGGTCGAACCACCCGAACAGGGTTCATCAGGCAGGCATACCTGA